The Saccharomyces mikatae IFO 1815 strain IFO1815 genome assembly, chromosome: 13 genome has a segment encoding these proteins:
- the MRPL33 gene encoding mitochondrial 54S ribosomal protein uL30m (similar to Saccharomyces cerevisiae MRPL33 (YMR286W); ancestral locus Anc_8.851), which translates to MAFYKIALKRSLIGVPHTTKSIVKSLGLGKRGSIVYKRVNPAIAGSLAKVKELVTVKVTKHELTPSQQRVLRMSNPGFVVEKRSTV; encoded by the coding sequence ATGGCATTTTACAAGATCGCCCTAAAAAGATCACTCATCGGCGTACCACACACAACGAAGAGCATTGTGAAAAGCTTGGGTTTAGGTAAGAGAGGGTCTATAGTCTATAAAAGAGTGAACCCAGCCATAGCTGGTTCCCTAGCTAAAGTGAAAGAGTTAGTTACAGTAAAAGTCACAAAGCATGAACTAACACCATCTCAGCAACGTGTACTGAGAATGTCTAACCCTGGGTTCGTAGTAGAGAAGAGAAGCACAGTTTAA
- the DSS1 gene encoding exoribonuclease II (similar to Saccharomyces cerevisiae DSS1 (YMR287C); ancestral locus Anc_8.853), translating to MVARGNAHILLIARSFHSCGPCFRVTTRGKRQQSKKRQQAKAQFDYTQLLDNEQVIESGANGSVGTEKDIESINKDFLQRTKGLEPDIELKQLSQIKEEFYQRYKDRYIKPSEAWYTNTWRSLTKPKISFHKLINSDVQLDTKLKDLDPMEFQPAQLMENPLNVGDLVLLKVKPNELAMCVSLPSSTMDPRYTFVAIDGTMCFATKNRVLLRIPHKLPVGVNSLIQPEGHHKHLPIGTLKNISNQTNILPIVTRQLITSRYPAQISKLAWKCLPITTKKLQLLHRSLQNYMGPWQIPFFTLVGLVQKLDLNKALDGKYGIDYLTDLVNNYHTADNVAINSPTFVSTYWAILQQQESNLWGEIHLNTALLSPISVTIVPLKSQHLYYAQVIEKLEANSYKEVNTFVKLVNERKYRDISNLYPSVIQLLKDFAAGNFHNNGIIVTLISKIFRKIVRYKDYDITRDVCQDLINEIVPNSLSNPLLLNMDLALPSSSKLMESQQKLYYLTNIEDLQRENSGNDSDRYDFGDLRVFCIDSDTAHEIDDGVSVENHGKDGMYTLHIHIADPTSMFPESTAIDSVGISTDILNIAFKRSFTTYLPDVVVPMLPQAICHLSDLGKHGKRTKTISFSVDVKVGYQGCGKSLEIMYDSFRIRKGFVSNFPKATYDDVDKILSAPDNESSPVKADLESLSMISKLLREQRIKKNNAVIFGEGFNKGMVTLNANAEGELTEVSFSNQEETPSTVLVSEMMILANTLTGRYFAENNIGGVFRCYKQLPLDLIAQQQYDSMITGTKKGLFPKLRDIVKLSSLLNSSFYTGRPFRHEMIGAKQYLTVTSPLRRFPDLINHLQIHRHLQKKPLCFTQTQIDSLIWSIQSRADILKRASRDSSTYWTLNYLKKLAKSDPGRTYDVMITSVPQNGFAGCVFPSLSFARGTLKLQPKAKYYPMIGDIVKDCKISKIDCLEGMLELEKL from the coding sequence ATGGTAGCTAGGGGGAATGCACATATTCTTCTCATTGCAAGAAGTTTTCATTCTTGCGGCCCTTGCTTCAGAGTGACCACGAGAGGCAAACGACAGCAAAGTAAGAAGAGGCAGCAAGCAAAAGCACAGTTTGATTATACACAACTACTAGATAATGAACAAGTGATCGAAAGCGGAGCAAATGGTTCAGTTGGAACAGAGAAGGATATAGAATCGATaaataaagattttttaCAGCGAACAAAAGGATTGGAGCCTGATATTGAATTAAAACAACTCTCTCAGATCAAAGAGGAATTCTATCAACGTTATAAAGATAGATACATTAAACCCTCCGAAGCATGGTACACTAATACCTGGCGGTCTTTAACgaaaccaaaaatttcCTTCCACAAGTTAATAAATTCAGATGTGCAACTAGATACAAAGTTAAAGGACTTAGACCCAATGGAATTTCAACCCGCTCAATTAATGGAAAACCCTCTGAACGTTGGTGatttggttcttttgaaagtcAAACCAAACGAATTAGCAATGTGTGTGAGTCTTCCCAGTAGTACTATGGATCCACGGTATACCTTTGTTGCTATTGACGGAACCATGTGTTTTGCAACAAAAAATCGAGTGTTATTGAGGATCCCTCATAAACTACCTGTTGGAGTCAATTCTTTAATACAACCCGAGGGTCATCACAAACATTTGCCTATCGGAACTTTAAAGAACATTTCTAACCAAACGAATATTTTGCCGATCGTGACAAGACAGTTAATAACTAGTAGGTATCCTGCACAAATCTCAAAATTAGCTTGGAAATGTTTGCCAATTACTACAAAAAAGCTGCAGCTTCTTCACAGATCATTACAAAATTATATGGGACCGTGGCAAATCCCTTTTTTCACCTTAGTCGGGTTGGTCCAGAAATTGGATTTGAATAAAGCTTTGGACGGTAAATATGGAATAGATTATTTAACAGATTTAGTGAATAATTATCACACTGCAGACAATGTGGCAATAAATTCGCCTACCTTTGTTTCCACGTACTGGGCTATTTTACAACAACAAGAATCTAATCTTTGGGGAGAAATACATCTGAACACAGCCCTGCTGTCACCTATATCGGTAACGATTGTCCCTTTAAAATCACAACATTTATACTACGCACAGGTAATAGAGAAACTAGAAGCTAATAGTTACAAGGAAGTTAATACGTTTGTGAAGCTGGTAAACGAAAGGAAGTATCGagatatttcaaatttatatCCTTCTGTAATCCAACtgttgaaagattttgCGGCTGGTAACTTTCACAATAATGGGATTATAGTAACTCTGATCTCCAAAATATTTAGAAAGATAGTACGCTACAAGGATTATGATATTACAAGAGATGTATGTCAGGATTTGATCAATGAGATTGTACCAAATTCATTATCTAATCCATTACTACTGAATATGGATCTAGCATTGCCTTCTTCCTCGAAATTGATGGAATCGCAACAAAAACTATATTATTTAACTAATATAGAAGATTTACAAAGGGAGAACTCCGGTAATGATAGTGATAGATATGACTTTGGTGATCTTAGGGTTTTTTGTATAGATTCAGATACTGCACATGAGATTGATGATGGTGTTTCAGTAGAAAATCACGGTAAGGATGGAATGTACACTCTACATATTCATATTGCAGATCCAACATCTATGTTCCCAGAAAGTACTGCTATTGATTCTGTGGGTATTAGCACGGATATTCTGAATATTGCTTTCAAGAGGTCCTTTACCACCTATTTACCAGATGTAGTTGTTCCCATGCTTCCTCAAGCTATTTGTCATCTTTCTGACTTGGGAAAACATGGAAAAAGGACAAAAACAATATCCTTCTCTGTCGACGTAAAAGTTGGTTATCAAGGATGTGGGAAATCTCTTGAAATTATGTATGACAGTTTTAGAATCCGGAAAGGCTTTGTGTCGAATTTTCCCAAAGCAACTTACGATGATGTCGATAAGATTCTTAGTGCACCCGATAATGAATCATCTCCTGTGAAAGCAGATTTGGAAAGCTTATCCATGATTTCCAAATTATTGAGAGAGCAACgtataaagaaaaataatgctGTTATTTTTGGGGAAGGTTTCAACAAAGGTATGGTGACGTTAAACGCTAATGCAGAAGGTGAATTGACTGAGGTATCGTTTTCAAACCAAGAGGAAACACCGTCTACCGTCTTGGTCTCAGAAATGATGATCTTGGCCAATACCTTAACGGGTAGATATTTCGCAGAGAACAATATCGGTGGTGTGTTTAGATGTTATAAACAGCTACCGTTGGATCTGATAGCACAACAGCAATATGATTCTATGATAACAGGTACGAAAAAAGGACTCTTTCCAAAGTTGAGAGATATTGTTAAGCTTTCATCACTGTTGAATTCGAGTTTCTATACCGGTCGGCCCTTTAGGCACGAAATGATTGGGGCTAAGCAGTATTTGACTGTAACATCACCCCTTCGTCGCTTTCCAGACTTGATAAATCATCTACAGATTCATCGTCATTTGCAGAAAAAGCCGCTATGTTTTACACAAACTCAAATTGATAGTCTAATCTGGTCCATCCAATCTCGAGCAGATATATTGAAAAGGGCTAGTCGTGATTCATCAACATACTGGACATTAAATTATTTAAAGAAGCTAGCGAAGTCAGATCCAGGAAGGACATATGATGTAATGATAACATCAGTGCCACAAAACGGATTTGCTGGTTGCGTTTTTCCAAGCTTGTCATTTGCTAGAGGAACATTGAAATTGCAACCAAAAGCTAAGTATTATCCAATGATTGGAGATATTGTGAAAGATTGTAAAATTTCCAAGATAGATTGTCTAGAGGGAATGTTAGAGCTGGAAAAGCTATAA